In Aquipuribacter nitratireducens, one genomic interval encodes:
- a CDS encoding DUF4260 family protein: MSTTTVLARLAWAAVGLAAGGASVALGSPWLLLAWLVPDLGVLAGGWRVVDAAGRLTRRAALGYNAAHSLVGPALLAAVAALVAAPTGGAGAASWLAAVAALWLCHIGVDRALGYRLRPVPPRRKEQARPVREVARA; encoded by the coding sequence GTGTCGACCACGACCGTCCTGGCGCGGCTCGCGTGGGCCGCCGTCGGTCTCGCCGCGGGCGGCGCGAGCGTCGCCCTCGGCTCCCCGTGGCTGCTGCTGGCGTGGCTCGTGCCCGACCTCGGCGTGCTCGCCGGCGGGTGGCGCGTGGTCGACGCCGCCGGGCGCCTCACCCGCCGCGCGGCGCTCGGCTACAACGCGGCGCACTCGCTCGTCGGTCCGGCGCTGCTGGCCGCGGTCGCGGCGCTCGTGGCGGCGCCGACCGGTGGCGCCGGGGCCGCGAGCTGGCTCGCGGCGGTGGCGGCGCTGTGGCTGTGCCACATCGGCGTCGACCGCGCGCTCGGGTACCGGCTCAGGCCCGTCCCGCCGCGACGGAAGGAACAGGCGCGACCCGTGCGCGAGGTCGCCCGTGCCTGA
- a CDS encoding ABC transporter ATP-binding protein yields MPSPLQASPPPLLRAEHLSKTYGRGDGAFRALRDVSMEVSAGEAVAVVGKSGSGKSTLMHVLALLDTPDEGRLLVDGEDATGLSARQLGRLRNARFGFVFQQFFLVPSATVLDNVVLPLTIAGVPAAERRRRGMAVLEQLQLADKAGNRATALSGGQKQRVVIARALVTEPDVLFADEPTGNLDSATGALVADELFALNRERGITLVLVTHDEDLAARCDRQVLVHDGRVRLAEEVAA; encoded by the coding sequence ATGCCATCACCTCTGCAGGCGTCCCCGCCCCCCTTGCTCCGTGCCGAGCACCTGTCGAAGACCTACGGGCGCGGCGACGGCGCCTTCCGCGCCCTCCGTGACGTGTCGATGGAGGTCTCCGCCGGCGAGGCCGTCGCCGTCGTCGGCAAGAGCGGCTCCGGCAAGTCGACGCTCATGCACGTCCTCGCCCTCCTCGACACCCCGGACGAGGGACGCCTCCTCGTCGACGGCGAGGACGCCACCGGCCTCAGCGCCCGGCAGCTCGGCCGGCTTCGCAACGCGCGCTTCGGCTTCGTCTTCCAGCAGTTCTTCCTCGTGCCGAGCGCCACCGTGCTCGACAACGTCGTCCTCCCGCTCACGATCGCCGGCGTGCCGGCGGCCGAGCGCCGCCGCCGAGGCATGGCCGTGCTGGAGCAGCTGCAGCTGGCGGACAAGGCCGGCAACCGGGCGACCGCGCTGTCCGGCGGGCAGAAGCAGCGGGTCGTCATCGCCCGTGCCCTCGTCACCGAGCCGGACGTGCTGTTCGCCGACGAGCCGACCGGCAACCTCGACAGCGCGACGGGCGCGCTGGTCGCCGACGAGCTGTTCGCCCTCAACCGCGAGCGGGGGATCACGCTCGTCCTCGTCACCCACGACGAGGACCTCGCCGCCCGCTGCGACCGGCAGGTGCTCGTGCACGACGGCCGCGTCCGCCTCGCCGAGGAGGTGGCGGCATGA
- a CDS encoding SRPBCC family protein encodes MSSTHRTTIDETAPAVTRQERVVGAAPARVLALLRDVTAWPAWQPEVQRVDRVEPQGLLRVGSTFRWRSGGVWITSTVVELEEGRAIAWTGRAVGTRAVHTWVLDEVPGGTRVRTEESMSGWLPRLLPGAVRRTLENGVASTLDALAAEA; translated from the coding sequence ATGAGCAGCACCCACCGCACGACGATCGACGAGACGGCACCGGCCGTGACACGGCAGGAGCGGGTCGTGGGAGCCGCGCCCGCGCGCGTCCTCGCGCTCCTGCGCGACGTCACCGCGTGGCCGGCGTGGCAGCCCGAGGTCCAGCGGGTCGACCGGGTCGAGCCCCAGGGCCTCCTCCGGGTCGGCAGCACGTTCCGCTGGCGCTCCGGCGGAGTGTGGATCACCTCCACGGTCGTGGAGCTCGAGGAGGGCCGCGCCATCGCGTGGACCGGTCGCGCGGTCGGCACCCGAGCCGTCCACACCTGGGTGCTCGACGAGGTACCCGGTGGCACCCGCGTCCGCACGGAGGAGTCGATGAGCGGCTGGCTGCCGCGCCTGCTGCCCGGCGCCGTGCGCCGCACGCTCGAGAACGGCGTGGCGAGCACCCTCGACGCGCTGGCTGCGGAGGCCTGA
- a CDS encoding FtsK/SpoIIIE domain-containing protein, producing MRTSVSVVDAGSGELRDVLVDADPATPAHEVASALCGVEGAPPPTLYVGGRALDPRLPIASALLDGTVVGLGHPAGTARHEPDGLVEVRVVSGPGAGTVVRLAPGVTCLGGGPTDEVRVPALGVSRVGLDVDPDGTVRILPRSDRQSTILDGEAVTGGTRWPVGSVLRLGPCLLQLSPVEPRDAAVRLGEDGSTLAYNRPPRILPPEQQTLYRLPQPPTAPHRRALPVAAALVPLVLAVAMALVLDRWYIVLFGLMTPVLLVASHVHERRSGRARHRAEVRDYEIRRDEVLADATAAVVDERHSRRRAAPDPAAVLLIADGPRSRLWERRRTDPDYLLLRVGTADLPSEVVVEDPARPEHRRRSVEVVTDVPVCVPLAERGVVGVAGSGGRARQVAGWCLAQLAVLHSPSELALVVLTDAGAAEDWDWVRWLPHTAPDEALDAVRLVGTDADTCARRIAELAALVAARRQAARAGACGAPDVVVVLDGARRLRSLPGVVQLLRDGPAVGVRFLCLDDHSRLLPEECTAVVRVEQRPERVEEETLCVAQPRVDDVPGVRPDLVPRAWLRRVARAIAPLRDVGDDAQGVLPARARLLDVLGMETPDGEALADRWSRAGASTEAVVGLSSDGPFTVDLRGDGPHALVAGTTGAGKSELLQTLVASLAVANRPEAMNFVLVDYKGGAAFRDCADLPHTVGLVTDLDPLLAERALVSLRAELRRRERILADAAATDLDDYRRRSRGEAATLARLVVVIDEFASLVRELPDFVTGLVDVAQRGRSLGLHLVLATQRPSGAVSPEIRANTNLRIALRMTDPTESADVLDAPDAAGISRTTPGRAYARLAAGSVVPFQTARVGGRWPEQGSDVTVPPPWVATLPTSTLGRPVPTRPSGPVPATREAEGADHGTTDLAVLVAAARAAACHLGVAPPHRPWLDPLPAVVTLEDLRGRATSQARGNRPGAPHPAAGFAVEDRPDRQAQPVLGIDLRAFAHLCVVGAPRSGRSQSLRTIAGSLAGAYGTADLHLYGLDFGTGALLALTALPQCGAVVQGSEVDRARRLFTRLQEELVRRAQVLATGGFAGVEEQRRAVALEERLPHLVLLLDGWEGFAAGLGEADGGRWTEVLHQLLRQGAGAGVHVVLAGDRRLLTSRTATLVEDKLVLRLAERTDYALAGVAARTVPAHLPPGRALHAGTGTAVQIALLDPDPTGAVQAAALARIGAAARRCGSGGPTTRPEAGSPAPFRVDTLPARLDTTEARRLRPPDQLSPLWAMVGVGGDELRAHGPDLAVASTFLVAGPPRSGRSSLLRVMASSVLAQGGEVVVLAPRPSPLRELAAEPGVRGVLTNATPEQLQRLTEPAGPVALVVDDGELVADAPTTQWLRDYVRACPGSDRAVVLGGALGEVASGFSGWQVDVRRGRRGALLSPQAALDGDLIGVAVPRSAIGAPAHPGRALVHLGDGRLLSVQVPAP from the coding sequence GTGCGCACGTCCGTCAGCGTCGTCGACGCCGGCTCGGGGGAGCTCCGCGACGTCCTCGTCGACGCCGACCCGGCCACGCCGGCCCACGAGGTGGCGAGCGCGCTCTGCGGGGTCGAGGGCGCACCTCCTCCGACGTTGTACGTCGGCGGTCGCGCACTGGACCCGCGCCTCCCGATCGCATCCGCGCTCCTCGACGGCACCGTCGTCGGTCTCGGTCACCCGGCCGGCACCGCTCGACACGAGCCGGACGGCCTCGTCGAGGTCCGGGTGGTGAGCGGTCCGGGTGCCGGCACGGTCGTACGGCTGGCTCCCGGGGTCACGTGTCTCGGCGGAGGACCGACGGACGAGGTCAGGGTGCCCGCGCTCGGCGTGTCACGGGTCGGGCTCGACGTCGACCCCGACGGCACCGTCCGCATCCTGCCCAGGTCGGACCGGCAGTCGACGATCCTGGACGGCGAAGCGGTGACGGGAGGGACCCGCTGGCCCGTCGGCTCCGTGCTGCGCCTGGGACCCTGCCTGCTGCAGCTGAGCCCCGTGGAGCCTCGCGACGCCGCCGTCCGGCTCGGCGAGGACGGGTCGACGCTCGCGTACAACCGCCCCCCGAGGATCCTCCCGCCGGAGCAGCAGACCCTGTACCGGCTCCCGCAGCCGCCCACGGCCCCGCACCGGCGGGCACTGCCCGTGGCCGCGGCACTCGTCCCCCTGGTGCTGGCGGTGGCCATGGCCCTCGTCCTGGACCGCTGGTACATCGTCCTCTTCGGGCTGATGACGCCCGTCCTGCTCGTCGCGTCCCACGTGCACGAGCGCCGCTCCGGGCGGGCACGTCACCGCGCCGAGGTCCGCGACTACGAGATCCGACGGGACGAGGTGCTGGCGGACGCGACGGCAGCCGTGGTCGACGAGCGCCACTCGCGTCGCCGCGCGGCCCCGGACCCCGCGGCGGTCCTCCTCATCGCCGACGGGCCGCGGTCCCGGCTGTGGGAGCGCCGACGGACCGATCCCGACTACCTCCTGCTGCGCGTCGGCACCGCCGACCTCCCGAGCGAGGTGGTCGTCGAGGACCCTGCGAGGCCGGAGCACCGGCGACGGTCGGTCGAGGTGGTGACCGACGTCCCGGTGTGCGTGCCGTTGGCCGAGCGCGGCGTCGTGGGGGTGGCCGGGTCCGGGGGCCGCGCGCGCCAGGTCGCCGGGTGGTGTCTCGCGCAGCTGGCGGTCCTGCACTCCCCGTCCGAGCTCGCGCTCGTGGTGCTCACCGACGCCGGTGCCGCGGAGGACTGGGACTGGGTGAGGTGGCTCCCGCACACCGCACCCGACGAGGCACTCGACGCGGTGCGTCTCGTGGGGACCGACGCCGACACGTGCGCGCGCAGGATCGCCGAGCTCGCCGCCCTCGTCGCGGCACGGCGCCAGGCCGCCAGGGCCGGGGCATGCGGTGCTCCCGACGTCGTGGTGGTGCTCGACGGTGCGCGACGGCTGCGCTCGCTGCCCGGCGTGGTCCAGCTGCTCCGCGACGGTCCGGCCGTCGGGGTCCGGTTCCTGTGCCTCGACGACCACAGTCGTCTGCTCCCGGAGGAGTGCACGGCCGTCGTCCGCGTGGAGCAGCGTCCGGAGCGGGTCGAGGAGGAGACGTTGTGCGTCGCGCAGCCGCGCGTCGACGACGTGCCCGGTGTCCGTCCGGATCTCGTACCACGCGCGTGGCTGCGCCGGGTGGCGCGGGCGATCGCACCGCTTCGGGACGTCGGCGACGACGCGCAGGGCGTCCTCCCCGCCCGGGCGCGGCTCCTCGACGTCCTCGGGATGGAGACGCCGGACGGGGAGGCGCTGGCCGACCGCTGGTCGCGTGCGGGCGCCTCGACCGAGGCGGTCGTGGGGCTCTCGTCCGACGGCCCGTTCACGGTCGACCTGCGCGGAGACGGACCGCACGCGCTCGTGGCCGGCACCACCGGCGCCGGCAAGTCCGAGCTGCTGCAGACGCTCGTCGCCTCCCTCGCGGTCGCCAACCGGCCCGAGGCCATGAACTTCGTCCTCGTCGACTACAAGGGCGGCGCCGCCTTCCGCGACTGCGCCGACCTGCCCCACACGGTCGGCCTCGTCACGGACCTCGACCCGCTGCTGGCGGAGCGTGCCCTCGTGTCCCTGCGGGCCGAGCTGCGTCGTCGCGAACGCATCCTGGCCGATGCCGCGGCGACGGACCTCGACGACTACCGGAGGCGCTCGAGGGGCGAGGCGGCCACCCTCGCGCGGCTCGTCGTGGTCATCGACGAGTTCGCCTCCCTCGTGCGCGAGCTGCCGGACTTCGTCACGGGTCTGGTCGACGTCGCCCAGCGAGGACGCAGTCTGGGCCTCCACCTCGTGCTCGCCACCCAACGACCCTCGGGTGCCGTGTCGCCGGAGATCCGCGCCAACACCAACCTGCGGATCGCCCTGCGCATGACGGATCCCACGGAGTCCGCGGACGTCCTCGACGCCCCGGACGCGGCAGGAATCAGCCGGACCACGCCCGGCCGGGCCTACGCGCGCCTCGCGGCCGGCAGTGTCGTGCCGTTCCAGACGGCGCGTGTCGGTGGCCGCTGGCCCGAGCAGGGCAGCGACGTCACCGTCCCACCGCCGTGGGTCGCCACCCTGCCGACGTCGACGCTGGGACGGCCGGTACCGACACGGCCGTCCGGTCCCGTGCCGGCGACGCGGGAGGCGGAGGGCGCCGATCACGGGACGACGGACCTCGCCGTGCTCGTCGCCGCAGCCCGCGCCGCCGCCTGCCACCTCGGCGTGGCCCCACCGCACCGCCCATGGCTGGACCCGCTCCCCGCCGTCGTGACCCTCGAGGACCTCCGTGGTCGTGCGACGTCGCAGGCGCGCGGCAACCGGCCTGGCGCACCCCACCCCGCAGCCGGCTTCGCGGTCGAGGACCGACCCGACCGGCAGGCGCAGCCCGTGCTCGGCATCGACCTGCGAGCCTTCGCCCACCTGTGCGTCGTGGGGGCGCCCCGCAGCGGCCGGTCCCAGTCGCTGCGGACGATCGCCGGGAGCCTCGCAGGCGCGTACGGGACCGCCGACCTCCACCTCTACGGCCTCGACTTCGGCACAGGGGCGCTGCTCGCGCTCACCGCCCTCCCGCAGTGCGGCGCCGTGGTGCAGGGCAGCGAGGTCGACCGGGCACGGCGCCTGTTCACCCGGTTGCAGGAGGAGCTGGTCCGGCGCGCGCAGGTGCTCGCAACGGGCGGCTTCGCCGGCGTCGAGGAGCAGCGGCGAGCGGTCGCGCTCGAGGAGCGCCTCCCGCACCTCGTCCTGCTGCTCGACGGCTGGGAAGGCTTCGCCGCCGGCCTCGGCGAGGCCGACGGCGGACGATGGACGGAGGTCCTCCACCAGTTGCTGCGCCAGGGTGCGGGTGCCGGCGTGCACGTCGTGCTCGCCGGCGACCGACGCCTCCTCACCTCACGGACGGCCACGCTCGTGGAGGACAAGCTCGTGCTCAGGCTCGCGGAGCGCACCGACTACGCCCTCGCCGGCGTCGCTGCCCGGACCGTTCCCGCGCACCTCCCACCCGGGCGCGCCCTCCACGCCGGCACAGGCACAGCGGTGCAGATCGCGCTGCTCGACCCGGACCCCACCGGCGCGGTGCAGGCAGCCGCCCTCGCCCGCATCGGAGCGGCTGCGAGGCGTTGCGGGAGCGGTGGTCCGACGACTCGGCCGGAGGCCGGATCGCCTGCACCCTTCCGGGTCGACACGCTGCCCGCGCGGCTCGACACCACCGAAGCCCGCCGCCTGCGACCGCCGGACCAGTTGTCGCCGTTGTGGGCGATGGTCGGTGTGGGCGGCGACGAGCTCCGTGCTCACGGCCCGGACCTCGCCGTCGCCTCCACGTTCCTCGTCGCCGGACCACCCCGATCGGGTCGCTCGTCGCTCCTGCGCGTCATGGCGTCCTCCGTGCTCGCGCAGGGCGGCGAGGTCGTGGTCCTCGCGCCACGCCCCTCGCCCCTGCGCGAACTGGCCGCCGAGCCCGGCGTACGTGGTGTCCTCACGAACGCGACCCCCGAGCAGCTCCAGCGGCTGACCGAGCCGGCGGGCCCCGTCGCCCTCGTGGTCGACGACGGTGAGCTCGTCGCCGACGCGCCCACGACGCAGTGGCTGCGGGACTACGTGCGCGCGTGTCCCGGCAGCGACCGTGCCGTGGTCCTCGGCGGTGCCCTCGGGGAGGTGGCGAGCGGCTTCTCCGGGTGGCAGGTCGACGTGCGACGGGGGCGTCGCGGTGCGCTGCTCAGTCCCCAGGCTGCGCTGGACGGCGACCTCATCGGGGTCGCCGTGCCGCGCAGTGCCATCGGGGCGCCGGCGCACCCCGGACGGGCTCTCGTGCATCTCGGCGACGGTCGCCTGCTCTCCGTCCAGGTCCCGGCGCCGTGA
- a CDS encoding TetR/AcrR family transcriptional regulator, with protein sequence MDPAARSAAAPAPRNARGLATARRIHRAAVHLAATVGLDALTVDAVCAEAGISQRTFFHHYPTKDDALLGTDLPSVSTERANRYLSDPTVPILSGAVALIDLPVVADEDPATHLAQLRLLAGSPALQARQAQRFMPVLHELRGLVRLRLEALARAEGHDVDEATLDEQADLVTALGAALANAAVRRLVDGERVALPDLARVTEPLEGLWGQLV encoded by the coding sequence GTGGACCCCGCCGCTAGGAGCGCCGCGGCGCCCGCGCCCCGCAACGCGCGGGGGCTGGCGACCGCACGGCGGATCCACCGTGCGGCGGTCCACCTGGCCGCCACCGTCGGCCTCGACGCCCTCACCGTCGACGCGGTGTGCGCCGAGGCGGGCATCAGCCAGCGGACGTTCTTCCACCACTACCCGACGAAGGACGACGCCCTCCTCGGCACCGACCTGCCGTCGGTCTCGACCGAGCGGGCCAACCGCTACCTCAGCGACCCGACCGTGCCGATCCTGTCCGGCGCGGTCGCCCTCATCGACCTGCCGGTGGTCGCCGACGAGGACCCGGCGACCCATCTCGCACAGCTGCGCCTGCTCGCCGGCTCGCCGGCTTTGCAGGCCCGCCAGGCCCAGCGGTTCATGCCGGTCCTCCACGAGCTGCGGGGTCTCGTCCGGCTGCGGCTGGAGGCCCTCGCCCGCGCGGAGGGACACGACGTCGACGAGGCGACGCTCGACGAGCAGGCCGACCTCGTCACCGCGCTGGGGGCCGCCCTCGCCAACGCGGCGGTCCGCCGGCTCGTCGACGGGGAGCGTGTGGCCCTGCCGGACCTCGCCCGGGTGACGGAGCCGCTCGAGGGCCTGTGGGGGCAGCTCGTGTAG
- a CDS encoding FitA-like ribbon-helix-helix domain-containing protein has product MPAVHVRDVPASVLTALKERAERNGHSVQQELRDILAAAAAERPVVTAAPELTLRTVRTSGTTTWSREEMYDDGAR; this is encoded by the coding sequence ATGCCCGCAGTCCATGTACGCGACGTCCCCGCGTCGGTCCTGACCGCGCTCAAGGAACGCGCCGAGCGGAACGGTCACTCGGTCCAGCAGGAGCTGCGGGACATCCTGGCTGCGGCTGCTGCCGAACGGCCCGTCGTCACCGCTGCACCGGAGCTGACGCTCCGGACGGTTCGGACGTCGGGGACGACCACGTGGAGCCGTGAGGAGATGTATGACGACGGCGCCCGCTGA
- a CDS encoding type II toxin-antitoxin system VapC family toxin: MTTAPAERVFVDTNVLLAATDEARPDHAAADAVLRRWPADGVSLYVSGQVLREYVVVATRPIAVNGLGLDPSDVVANVRALRSALRMLEETTAVADSLLRLVEERGCRGKQVHDANLVAVMQAHGLDVLVTRNVADFRRFLPHVTAVDPLDRS, from the coding sequence ATGACGACGGCGCCCGCTGAGAGGGTGTTCGTCGACACCAACGTGCTGCTGGCGGCCACCGACGAGGCCCGACCGGATCACGCCGCCGCCGACGCGGTGCTCCGTCGGTGGCCGGCGGACGGTGTCTCGTTGTACGTGAGCGGTCAGGTCCTGCGGGAGTACGTCGTCGTCGCCACCCGCCCGATCGCGGTCAACGGTCTCGGGCTCGACCCGAGTGACGTCGTGGCGAACGTGCGGGCGCTCCGCTCGGCCCTGCGCATGCTCGAGGAGACCACTGCGGTGGCGGACAGCCTGCTGCGCCTGGTCGAGGAGAGGGGCTGCCGCGGGAAGCAGGTGCACGACGCGAACCTCGTCGCCGTCATGCAGGCTCACGGGCTCGACGTGCTCGTCACGCGCAACGTCGCCGACTTCCGGCGGTTCCTGCCGCACGTCACGGCCGTGGATCCGCTCGACCGGTCGTGA
- a CDS encoding TetR/AcrR family transcriptional regulator, producing MPEDRRAQATRIARRILDEEGWDAITMRRLADEMGIRAPSLYKHVRDKDELRSALIAQGLAELGGSMAEAGPDLARLAAAYRAWAVASPHLYQLATYGPLDRSRLPAGLEDEAAAPLYEALGTEHRARAAWAAAHGLAVLEITGRFPEDADLDAAWQAMVEAFTGAVGRNGPRAS from the coding sequence GTGCCTGAGGACCGTCGCGCCCAGGCGACCCGTATCGCCCGGCGGATCCTCGACGAGGAGGGGTGGGACGCGATCACCATGCGCCGGCTCGCCGACGAGATGGGCATCCGCGCCCCCTCCCTGTACAAGCACGTGCGGGACAAGGACGAGCTGAGGTCCGCCCTCATCGCCCAGGGCCTCGCCGAGCTCGGCGGGTCGATGGCCGAGGCCGGGCCCGACCTCGCCCGACTCGCCGCCGCCTACCGGGCCTGGGCCGTGGCCAGCCCGCACCTGTACCAGCTCGCCACCTACGGCCCGCTCGACCGCTCCCGGCTGCCCGCCGGTCTGGAGGACGAGGCCGCCGCCCCGCTGTACGAGGCGCTCGGCACCGAGCACCGGGCGCGGGCCGCGTGGGCGGCGGCGCACGGGCTCGCGGTGCTGGAGATCACCGGCCGCTTCCCCGAGGACGCCGACCTCGACGCCGCGTGGCAGGCGATGGTCGAGGCGTTCACCGGCGCCGTTGGCAGGAACGGGCCCCGCGCGTCCTGA
- a CDS encoding flavodoxin family protein: protein MTDLTALVLTCTLSPSPSESSSELLGDQVLAALEKHGVSGENVRVVDHAVTFGVQKDMGDGDAWPAIRDKVLAVDILVVATPIWMGQPASVAKVVLERLDAEIAETKENGNPILFDKVAGVAVVGNEDGAHHVSAEVYQGLSDVGFSIPPQAVTYWVGQAMGSTDYNELDETPEKTRGTTDTLARVLAHLARVLKESPYPAG, encoded by the coding sequence ATGACCGATCTCACCGCCCTCGTCCTCACGTGCACGCTGTCCCCCTCCCCGTCCGAGTCCAGCTCGGAGCTGCTCGGCGACCAGGTCCTCGCCGCCCTCGAGAAGCACGGGGTGAGCGGCGAGAACGTCCGCGTCGTCGACCACGCCGTGACGTTCGGGGTGCAGAAGGACATGGGGGACGGGGATGCGTGGCCTGCGATCCGTGACAAGGTCCTCGCCGTCGACATCCTCGTGGTCGCCACCCCCATCTGGATGGGGCAGCCCGCCTCCGTCGCGAAGGTCGTGCTCGAGCGCCTCGACGCCGAGATCGCCGAGACCAAGGAGAACGGCAACCCGATCCTCTTCGACAAGGTCGCGGGCGTCGCGGTCGTCGGCAACGAGGACGGCGCGCACCACGTGAGCGCGGAGGTCTACCAGGGGCTCAGCGACGTGGGGTTCAGCATCCCGCCGCAGGCCGTCACTTACTGGGTCGGTCAGGCCATGGGCTCGACCGACTACAACGAGCTCGACGAGACCCCGGAGAAGACGCGGGGCACGACCGACACCCTCGCCCGCGTCCTCGCGCACCTCGCTCGGGTGCTGAAGGAGAGCCCCTACCCCGCAGGGTGA
- a CDS encoding DUF2382 domain-containing protein → MISDTDVTRLTHSTVRSTDGDKIGSVRTVYLDDDTDQPAWVSVMTGLLGTSESLVPLDRAELQGDDVVVPYDKKTVKDAPNVEPGGHISREEERDLYGYYGLAYDSVGTGEQAAAGDTPDTGTFAGTTTGTDGRETYGDRTEDVARSGRHAGTDDAMTVSEERLRVGTEQREAGRARLRKYVTTDTEQVEVPVTKEEVRVEREPVTDENRDEALAGPDISEDEHEVVVHEERPVVGTETVPKERVRLEKETATETEEVSGQVRKEHVDVDDERR, encoded by the coding sequence ATGATCAGCGATACCGACGTCACACGGCTCACGCACTCGACCGTCCGATCGACGGACGGCGACAAGATCGGCTCGGTGCGGACCGTGTACCTCGACGACGACACCGACCAGCCGGCGTGGGTGAGCGTCATGACGGGCCTGCTCGGGACCTCGGAGTCCCTGGTGCCGCTCGACCGGGCGGAGCTCCAGGGCGACGACGTCGTCGTGCCCTACGACAAGAAGACGGTGAAGGACGCGCCGAACGTCGAGCCCGGCGGGCACATCTCGCGGGAGGAGGAGCGCGACCTGTACGGCTACTACGGCCTGGCGTACGACAGCGTCGGCACCGGCGAGCAGGCAGCAGCGGGCGACACCCCCGATACCGGCACCTTCGCCGGCACGACGACCGGCACGGACGGGCGCGAGACCTACGGCGACAGGACCGAGGACGTCGCCCGCAGCGGGCGCCACGCGGGGACCGACGACGCGATGACCGTCTCCGAGGAGCGGCTCCGCGTCGGCACCGAGCAGCGCGAGGCCGGCCGTGCGCGGCTGCGCAAGTACGTGACGACCGACACCGAGCAGGTGGAGGTGCCCGTCACGAAGGAGGAGGTCCGCGTCGAGCGGGAGCCCGTGACCGACGAGAACCGGGACGAGGCCCTCGCCGGGCCGGACATCTCGGAGGACGAGCACGAGGTCGTCGTCCACGAGGAGCGGCCCGTCGTCGGCACCGAGACGGTGCCGAAGGAGCGGGTCCGGCTCGAGAAGGAGACCGCGACGGAGACCGAGGAGGTCTCCGGCCAGGTGCGCAAGGAGCACGTGGACGTCGACGACGAGCGGCGCTGA
- a CDS encoding ABC transporter permease — MRTTDLVRAAVANTFRSRLRTTLTVLALFVGSFTLTLTTALGAGVTDYVTRQVDSLGADDVLVVTAAAPDTSDGPAAYDPDTAASGAAATNPLPGAGGGSLTDRSLEQLAEVDGLSDIEPVRATAVDYVRALDGTDEQRYQLSLAPTASIGRADLAAGDQLDPDGTARQVVLPEDYVEPLGFADPADAVGATVVLAVTDVLGQQHEVEAELVGVTNPSLLSGGGGASDALVADLAELQAADVEQRPLYAVATARFDPALDDDAVEALKAEVADLGMTAQTVEDQLGLVTTVIRGITGVLNAFAVVALVAAAFGIVNTLLMSVQERTREIGLMKALGMSSGRVFGLFSLEAVVLGLLGSLLGVLVATVVGTGLSSALAAGPLASLGGLDVLLFRPEAAAGVVGLIVAIAFLSGTLPARRAARQQPIDALRYE; from the coding sequence ATGAGGACCACCGACCTCGTCCGCGCGGCCGTCGCGAACACCTTCCGCAGCCGGCTGCGCACGACGCTCACCGTGCTCGCGCTGTTCGTCGGCTCCTTCACCCTCACCCTCACCACCGCCCTCGGTGCCGGCGTCACCGACTACGTGACGCGTCAGGTCGACTCCCTCGGCGCCGACGACGTGCTCGTCGTGACCGCGGCGGCCCCGGACACCTCCGACGGCCCCGCCGCCTACGACCCCGACACCGCCGCGTCCGGCGCAGCGGCCACGAACCCCCTGCCCGGGGCAGGCGGCGGGTCCCTCACCGACCGCAGCCTCGAGCAGCTGGCGGAGGTCGACGGGCTCTCCGACATCGAGCCGGTGCGGGCGACGGCCGTCGACTACGTGCGGGCCCTCGACGGCACGGACGAGCAGCGCTACCAGCTGAGCCTCGCCCCCACGGCCTCGATCGGGCGGGCCGACCTCGCGGCGGGCGACCAGCTCGACCCCGACGGGACCGCCCGGCAGGTCGTGCTCCCCGAGGACTACGTCGAGCCTCTCGGGTTCGCCGACCCCGCGGACGCCGTCGGTGCCACCGTCGTGCTCGCCGTCACCGACGTCCTCGGGCAGCAGCACGAGGTGGAGGCCGAGCTCGTCGGCGTCACGAACCCGAGCCTGCTGTCCGGGGGAGGGGGCGCGAGCGACGCGCTGGTCGCCGACCTCGCCGAGCTGCAGGCCGCCGACGTCGAGCAGCGGCCGCTGTACGCGGTCGCGACCGCCCGGTTCGACCCGGCCCTCGACGACGACGCGGTCGAGGCGCTCAAGGCCGAGGTCGCCGACCTCGGCATGACGGCGCAGACGGTCGAGGACCAGCTCGGGCTCGTCACGACGGTCATCCGCGGCATCACCGGCGTGCTCAACGCCTTCGCCGTCGTCGCGCTCGTGGCGGCGGCCTTCGGGATCGTCAACACCCTCCTCATGAGCGTGCAGGAACGGACCCGGGAGATCGGGCTCATGAAGGCCCTCGGCATGAGCAGCGGCCGGGTCTTCGGCCTGTTCAGCCTGGAGGCGGTGGTCCTCGGTCTGCTCGGCAGCCTCCTCGGGGTGCTCGTCGCCACCGTCGTCGGGACCGGTCTCAGCTCGGCGCTCGCCGCGGGGCCACTCGCCTCGCTCGGCGGGCTCGACGTGCTCCTGTTCCGGCCGGAGGCCGCCGCGGGGGTCGTCGGTCTCATCGTGGCGATCGCTTTCCTCTCCGGTACGCTCCCGGCGCGCCGGGCCGCGCGGCAGCAGCCGATCGACGCCCTGCGCTACGAGTGA